A genomic segment from Candidatus Hydrogenedentota bacterium encodes:
- a CDS encoding formate dehydrogenase accessory sulfurtransferase FdhD → MRIKLFKATQWTGAETRSVEDRLPVEAVLQIKVNGVPYTTTVRTPGADHALARGLMHTEGVLTGPEIRPEFREIADPATGIAGCLEVSVPAAAVAKPLADRRSAMGSASCGLCGIREPEELELRGAPLVAPPGRGLSRACVAQLLDALPDHQPIFQATGGVHAALAFSIDGTILSSHEDIGRHNAVDKVIGDLILREQLASACGVLVSGRVSYEIVYKACQARWPYLIAVSAPSSLAIEMAEAFGLCVVAFCRPRRATVYSHPGYLAD, encoded by the coding sequence GTGCGTATCAAACTATTCAAAGCGACGCAGTGGACCGGCGCCGAAACCCGCTCCGTCGAGGACCGCCTGCCGGTGGAGGCCGTGCTCCAGATCAAGGTGAACGGCGTCCCCTACACCACCACCGTGCGTACCCCGGGGGCGGACCACGCCCTCGCGCGGGGACTGATGCACACCGAAGGGGTCCTCACCGGCCCCGAGATCCGGCCCGAGTTCCGCGAGATCGCCGACCCGGCAACCGGCATCGCGGGCTGTCTGGAAGTCTCGGTCCCGGCGGCGGCCGTGGCGAAACCGCTCGCGGACCGGCGCTCCGCCATGGGCAGCGCTTCCTGCGGCCTCTGCGGGATTCGGGAGCCGGAGGAACTCGAGTTGCGCGGCGCACCCCTGGTGGCGCCGCCGGGCCGGGGCCTGAGCCGCGCCTGCGTCGCCCAACTTCTCGATGCGCTTCCGGATCACCAGCCCATTTTCCAGGCGACCGGCGGCGTCCACGCCGCACTGGCGTTCTCCATCGACGGAACCATTCTATCCAGCCACGAAGACATCGGCCGCCACAACGCCGTGGACAAGGTCATCGGCGATCTCATCCTGCGCGAACAGCTCGCCAGCGCCTGCGGCGTGCTCGTGAGCGGGCGCGTCTCCTACGAGATCGTCTACAAGGCCTGCCAGGCGCGCTGGCCCTACCTCATCGCCGTTTCCGCGCCCTCCTCCCTGGCGATCGAAATGGCCGAGGCCTTCGGGCTCTGCGTGGTCGCCTTCTGCCGCCCGCGACGCGCCACCGTCTACAGCCACCCCGGCTACCTCGCCGACTGA
- the mltG gene encoding endolytic transglycosylase MltG, translating into MSSEDLLEDARAHERRKFRFWRWITALVLWGIAASVILVAAAGAVGYILYDHVTYEGASGPAVEFAVPRGSTGRDVGRLLADAGLIEYEGFFRLALQLDGSEAVIRHGLYELNQGLSATGLLRQLQAGPKRPLEVDRVKVTIPEGLAIAQAATLLSQGEDYVRAAADPALRERVGAPGESLEGFLMPDTYFFDEAPDADTLVTRQVEHFEAVYASLLSEIPGSENHDRNTIITIASLVEEEARTDEERPLVAAVLYNRLRLGMPLQMDSTLQYALGKYGQRMLNSDKEVDSPYNTYRNAGLPPGPISSPGAASIRAALAPADADYLYFVSNADGKTHTFSTTLAEHEAAVARYRREIAEQRRALGQ; encoded by the coding sequence ATGTCCAGTGAAGATTTATTAGAGGATGCCCGGGCCCACGAGCGTCGGAAGTTTCGCTTCTGGCGCTGGATTACGGCGCTGGTGCTTTGGGGAATCGCGGCGTCGGTGATTCTCGTGGCGGCGGCGGGCGCGGTGGGCTATATCCTGTACGATCACGTCACGTACGAAGGCGCCAGCGGGCCGGCGGTTGAGTTCGCCGTGCCGCGGGGATCCACGGGGCGCGATGTCGGCCGGCTCCTGGCGGATGCGGGCCTGATCGAATACGAGGGTTTCTTCCGGCTCGCGCTGCAACTGGACGGATCCGAGGCGGTAATCCGGCATGGCCTTTATGAGTTGAACCAGGGGCTCTCGGCGACCGGGTTGCTGCGGCAGCTACAGGCCGGGCCGAAGCGCCCGCTTGAGGTTGATCGGGTCAAGGTCACCATTCCCGAGGGACTCGCGATTGCGCAGGCCGCGACATTGCTTTCCCAGGGCGAGGACTATGTTCGCGCGGCCGCGGACCCGGCCCTTCGCGAGCGTGTGGGGGCGCCCGGGGAGTCGCTGGAGGGCTTTCTGATGCCCGACACGTATTTCTTCGACGAGGCTCCGGACGCCGACACGCTGGTGACGCGGCAGGTGGAGCATTTCGAGGCCGTGTACGCATCGCTGCTGTCGGAGATCCCGGGCAGCGAGAACCACGATCGAAACACGATTATCACCATTGCCTCGCTCGTGGAGGAGGAGGCGCGCACCGACGAGGAGCGCCCGCTGGTGGCGGCGGTCCTGTATAACCGGCTCCGGCTGGGCATGCCTCTGCAGATGGATTCCACGCTGCAATACGCGCTGGGCAAGTACGGCCAGCGCATGTTGAACTCGGACAAGGAGGTGGACTCCCCCTATAATACGTACCGGAACGCGGGTCTTCCGCCGGGGCCCATATCGAGCCCGGGCGCGGCCAGCATCCGCGCCGCGCTCGCACCGGCCGACGCCGACTACCTGTACTTCGTGTCGAACGCGGACGGCAAGACGCATACCTTCAGCACGACCCTGGCGGAACACGAGGCCGCGGTGGCCCGCTACCGCCGCGAGATCGCGGAGCAGCGCCGGGCGCTGGGACAGTAA
- a CDS encoding PAS domain-containing protein has product MSTKSSALRMALRLGLIYGVLSVLWILFSDQAALLLHDDPVLLTRVQSYKGWAFVILSAILIFILVYRDLVKLLKAQADLDESRSLLNAMLENSPALLYMKDPEGRYLFANEHFLRVTGTKWPGLEGRTDGEIFPEEVAAALRENDRQVAETGETRDYREVVPDFEGKERSYISVKFPVRDAAGGIAAVCGISSDITERELLEQRVEQNERLHALGRLTGGIAHDFNNHLSVIRGNLELMASDGEGQTPDPDCVRDARYAANQAAELVARLLAFSRNQVLVVTDVDVNAAVAGIRKLISRSIGETIAVELDLLDAPLYARLDKVQLESALLNLAVNARDAMPRGGVLRIRTRRATVTPEQAEAESVAAGEYVEIAVEDTGEGIARDKLARVREPFFTTKEPGKGTGLGLSMVDGFVRQSGGYMQIASEPGAGTAVSIYAPLVKPGAEAALAFDAERAGAYPSGQGEIILVVEDQAALREFAVKVLRSHGYTVKSAEDGRIAEQIIAESPHIDLLFSDVVLPGGVLGTELSARFAARFPGGRAILTTGYADLSKYTGDNGAITAPVLRKPYGVSELLQSVAGALRNTGSAARDS; this is encoded by the coding sequence GTGAGTACAAAGAGTTCCGCTTTGCGCATGGCGCTTCGGCTCGGCCTTATCTACGGCGTGTTGTCCGTCCTCTGGATTTTGTTTTCGGACCAGGCGGCCCTCCTGCTCCACGATGATCCCGTGCTTCTGACGCGGGTGCAGAGCTACAAGGGCTGGGCCTTTGTCATCCTGAGCGCCATACTGATCTTCATCCTCGTGTACCGGGATCTCGTCAAGCTGTTGAAGGCCCAGGCCGATCTTGATGAAAGCCGGAGCCTTCTGAACGCGATGCTGGAGAATTCGCCGGCCCTTCTCTACATGAAGGATCCCGAGGGGCGCTACCTGTTCGCCAACGAGCATTTCCTCCGCGTTACCGGGACGAAGTGGCCCGGGCTGGAGGGCAGGACCGACGGAGAGATCTTTCCGGAGGAGGTGGCCGCCGCCCTTCGCGAGAATGACCGCCAGGTGGCGGAAACGGGGGAGACCCGGGACTACCGGGAGGTGGTCCCCGATTTCGAGGGGAAGGAACGGAGCTATATTTCCGTGAAGTTTCCCGTGCGCGACGCGGCGGGCGGGATCGCGGCGGTCTGCGGGATATCGTCGGACATTACGGAGCGCGAGCTGCTGGAGCAGCGCGTCGAGCAGAACGAACGCCTGCACGCACTCGGGCGCCTCACGGGCGGGATCGCGCACGACTTCAACAACCACCTCTCGGTAATCCGCGGCAACCTGGAGCTGATGGCGTCGGATGGCGAGGGTCAGACGCCGGATCCGGATTGTGTTCGGGATGCGCGCTACGCCGCCAACCAGGCCGCCGAGCTCGTCGCGCGCCTGCTCGCGTTTTCTCGCAACCAGGTGCTTGTTGTCACCGATGTCGATGTTAACGCGGCGGTGGCGGGCATCCGTAAATTGATTTCGCGGAGCATCGGCGAGACGATCGCCGTCGAGCTCGATCTGCTCGACGCCCCCCTGTACGCGCGCCTGGACAAGGTGCAACTGGAAAGCGCGCTGCTGAATCTGGCCGTAAACGCGCGGGACGCGATGCCGCGGGGCGGCGTTCTTCGGATTCGCACCCGGCGCGCGACGGTCACTCCGGAGCAGGCGGAGGCGGAATCCGTGGCGGCGGGGGAATACGTTGAAATCGCGGTTGAGGATACGGGCGAGGGCATCGCGCGGGACAAGCTGGCGCGCGTACGCGAGCCGTTTTTCACCACCAAGGAGCCGGGCAAGGGCACGGGGCTCGGCCTGAGCATGGTTGACGGTTTTGTGCGGCAGTCGGGCGGATACATGCAGATCGCGAGCGAACCGGGCGCGGGGACGGCGGTATCCATCTACGCGCCGCTGGTGAAGCCGGGCGCGGAGGCCGCGCTGGCATTCGACGCGGAACGCGCGGGCGCGTACCCGAGCGGGCAGGGCGAGATCATTCTGGTGGTGGAGGATCAAGCGGCCTTACGGGAGTTTGCGGTGAAGGTGCTGCGGTCGCACGGCTACACGGTGAAATCCGCGGAGGACGGGCGCATCGCGGAGCAAATCATCGCCGAATCGCCGCACATCGACCTGCTCTTCAGTGACGTGGTGTTGCCCGGCGGCGTCCTGGGAACGGAACTTTCGGCGCGCTTCGCGGCGCGCTTTCCGGGGGGGCGCGCGATACTGACCACGGGGTATGCGGACCTCAGCAAGTACACGGGGGACAACGGCGCGATTACGGCGCCCGTGTTGCGCAAGCCCTACGGGGTATCCGAGTTGCTTCAGTCCGTCGCGGGGGCGCTCCGGAATACCGGAAGCGCCGCCCGCGACTCCTGA
- the ruvX gene encoding Holliday junction resolvase RuvX, giving the protein MTGEAALPGRILALDIGDARTGVAVTDPSQTIVTPHEVVRAPSREKALAAIAATVELLRPVLVVAGLPLLENGDEGPQARKVRVFADLLAARIPVPVVFEDERYSTHAADDIYRASGRKGRKRKDVIDKIAAAQILQSYLDRRNAHSAPSPGAQ; this is encoded by the coding sequence GTGACGGGCGAGGCGGCGTTGCCCGGGCGCATTCTCGCGCTGGATATTGGCGACGCGCGTACGGGCGTCGCGGTTACGGATCCGAGCCAGACGATCGTGACGCCCCACGAGGTCGTTCGCGCTCCCTCGCGAGAGAAGGCCCTGGCCGCGATCGCCGCGACGGTGGAGTTGCTCCGTCCCGTGCTGGTGGTCGCGGGTCTTCCGCTGCTGGAGAATGGCGATGAAGGCCCGCAGGCCCGCAAGGTGCGCGTATTCGCGGATTTGCTCGCCGCGCGCATCCCCGTGCCCGTGGTGTTTGAAGACGAGCGTTACTCCACCCACGCGGCGGACGACATCTACCGGGCGAGCGGCCGGAAAGGTCGAAAACGTAAAGACGTGATTGATAAGATTGCCGCGGCACAGATATTGCAGTCGTATCTTGACCGGCGCAACGCCCATTCGGCGCCATCGCCGGGAGCGCAGTGA
- a CDS encoding Ig-like domain-containing protein gives MIPKGCSAGRDRNRDAYGSNASRLVRLAAGAILLLVVFCVNSRAGAANKQDTSLSAIAQELLASFDTADVDTDGRLSDAEAQVAVPALTAQDFAAIDANSDGFLSVSELFAASSPAEGEGEGEGEGEGEGEGEGEGEGEGEGEGEGEGEGEGEGEGEGEGEGEGEGEGEGEGEGEGEGVDPSQTPVVVEGPIPGGFSESSAVVTWKTQVAARGRVLYGLSETALDQSVETGAAALAHQVTLPSLAPGTTYFLQVETLDAEGAPAERSRVVSAATRNTPDANPPVFVALPSVAGTSDSALLLAWTTNEFTQGEAFAVEPEGVVAAEAMTAYGNAHTALLSGLQPDTVYSVEIRATDAAGNLVETTLEAATASEADAPPLRIVEGMLIERVTANEIHLRWETSEPATTSVRFAASGQAPRVQTRSGLRRQHRLTLVDLLPDTAYSFQVASAAWRGGDALAEGTLSLSTLPVYDGLPPVVTAPPTVLGVTDTTATIYWETDTPAESTVRYGLGATHTEVVSAGEAGLRHRVTLGGLVPGASYSFVCESAAFTGESVEVTSGAGGNPLVFTTDVGPDTTAPEITAGPEVFAVTDDGFTVRWNTDEPADTYLAYGLAGDGDPIGYQDGALAIAHRVTVRGLTPNTAYEATASSADLALNGPAMSDPFAAITSAAPDLTGPEFTVEPMVEEVDANSVLLVWETDELSSGDIAIGFAAGEYEQIQATPGLDTRHAVRITNLAEGTVYSFTVRATDQNQNSSLSESGTFATAGVALENLPRQLIVPVGYRRLLQPVSPDPRDSTFTFSSSAPAIVSVDRRGALLAASPGQARITVTANESGSTASFVVGVFTPPDPNFRRYRGFFGLLGILLLQDGESGIIDPCFVATAASGTPLAANIDILRDFRDEWLLTNAPGTMFVDAYYTVSPPVADVIARSPALAALVRALLVPVILLAAAWMAAPAPTALLMLLCGAGVARRWRKRRARAGSDCA, from the coding sequence ATGATTCCCAAGGGCTGCAGTGCGGGCAGGGACCGCAATCGGGATGCATACGGTTCCAATGCGTCGCGCCTGGTTCGCCTGGCGGCTGGCGCCATCCTTCTCCTGGTTGTTTTTTGCGTGAATTCGCGGGCCGGCGCGGCGAATAAGCAGGATACGAGCCTCAGCGCGATTGCGCAGGAGTTGCTGGCGTCCTTTGACACGGCGGACGTTGACACGGACGGGCGATTGTCCGATGCGGAAGCCCAGGTGGCCGTTCCCGCTTTGACCGCTCAAGATTTCGCCGCCATCGACGCGAACAGCGACGGATTTCTCTCGGTCAGCGAACTCTTCGCGGCCAGTAGCCCTGCGGAAGGTGAAGGAGAAGGCGAGGGAGAAGGCGAAGGTGAAGGAGAAGGCGAAGGCGAAGGAGAAGGAGAAGGAGAAGGAGAAGGAGAAGGAGAAGGAGAAGGAGAGGGAGAAGGAGAAGGAGAAGGAGAAGGAGAAGGAGAAGGAGAAGGTGAGGGCGAGGGCGAGGGCGAGGGCGAGGGCGAGGGCGTTGATCCGTCACAGACGCCCGTGGTGGTGGAAGGGCCGATCCCGGGCGGATTTTCCGAGTCCAGCGCCGTGGTGACGTGGAAGACCCAGGTGGCGGCGCGGGGCCGCGTGCTGTACGGCCTATCCGAAACGGCATTGGATCAGTCGGTGGAAACGGGCGCCGCGGCGCTCGCGCATCAGGTAACGCTGCCGAGCCTCGCGCCCGGCACGACCTATTTCTTGCAGGTGGAAACACTGGACGCGGAGGGCGCGCCCGCGGAGCGCAGCCGCGTGGTATCGGCGGCGACCCGCAACACCCCGGACGCAAACCCGCCGGTCTTTGTGGCGCTGCCGTCCGTGGCGGGGACGTCGGACAGTGCGCTTCTGCTGGCGTGGACCACCAATGAGTTTACCCAGGGCGAGGCGTTCGCGGTGGAACCGGAGGGTGTTGTCGCGGCGGAAGCCATGACGGCCTACGGCAACGCGCATACGGCCCTGCTTTCGGGGTTGCAGCCGGACACCGTTTATAGCGTGGAAATCCGCGCGACGGACGCGGCCGGGAATCTGGTCGAGACGACGCTCGAAGCGGCCACGGCTTCGGAGGCGGACGCCCCGCCGTTGCGCATTGTGGAGGGGATGCTGATAGAGCGCGTCACGGCGAACGAGATTCACCTGCGCTGGGAAACCAGCGAGCCCGCGACGACGTCCGTTCGCTTTGCGGCGTCGGGGCAGGCGCCGCGCGTCCAGACCCGGTCGGGCCTGCGCCGCCAGCACCGGCTTACGCTGGTTGATCTTCTTCCCGATACCGCCTACAGTTTCCAGGTGGCGTCGGCGGCGTGGCGCGGGGGCGATGCCCTGGCCGAGGGGACGCTTTCGCTCTCGACGCTGCCGGTTTATGACGGGCTTCCGCCGGTTGTGACGGCTCCGCCAACGGTTCTGGGCGTTACCGACACCACGGCGACGATCTATTGGGAGACGGACACGCCCGCCGAGAGCACGGTGCGCTACGGTCTTGGCGCAACCCATACGGAAGTGGTTTCCGCCGGTGAGGCCGGGCTGCGCCACCGGGTGACGCTGGGCGGGCTGGTCCCCGGCGCCTCGTATAGCTTTGTTTGTGAATCCGCCGCATTCACGGGTGAGTCCGTGGAAGTCACGTCGGGGGCGGGCGGAAACCCGCTCGTCTTCACGACGGACGTGGGCCCGGATACGACCGCGCCCGAGATCACGGCGGGGCCGGAAGTGTTCGCGGTGACGGATGACGGTTTCACCGTGCGCTGGAACACGGACGAGCCCGCCGATACTTACCTGGCCTATGGCCTTGCCGGGGACGGCGACCCGATAGGGTATCAAGACGGCGCGCTTGCGATCGCGCACCGGGTTACGGTGCGCGGGCTGACGCCGAACACCGCGTACGAGGCGACGGCGAGCTCGGCGGATCTGGCGCTTAACGGGCCCGCGATGTCCGATCCGTTTGCCGCCATCACCTCCGCGGCGCCCGACCTTACCGGGCCGGAATTCACGGTTGAGCCGATGGTGGAGGAGGTGGATGCGAACTCCGTGCTCCTGGTGTGGGAAACGGACGAGCTCAGCAGTGGCGATATCGCGATTGGATTTGCGGCGGGCGAGTATGAGCAGATCCAGGCGACGCCGGGCCTCGACACCCGCCACGCGGTGCGCATCACCAATCTCGCGGAGGGGACGGTCTATTCCTTTACGGTCCGGGCGACGGATCAGAACCAGAACAGCAGCCTGAGTGAATCCGGGACTTTCGCAACCGCCGGGGTGGCGCTGGAAAACCTGCCGAGGCAGCTCATTGTACCCGTGGGGTACCGGCGCCTGCTCCAGCCGGTTTCGCCGGATCCGAGGGATTCGACGTTCACATTTTCCAGCTCGGCTCCGGCCATTGTTTCGGTGGACCGGCGGGGCGCGCTTCTGGCGGCATCGCCGGGCCAGGCGCGGATTACGGTTACGGCGAACGAGAGCGGCAGCACGGCCTCGTTTGTGGTGGGCGTTTTCACGCCGCCGGACCCGAATTTCCGCCGTTACCGCGGTTTCTTCGGCCTTCTCGGCATCCTCCTGCTACAGGACGGTGAAAGCGGGATAATTGACCCGTGTTTCGTGGCGACGGCGGCAAGTGGAACGCCGCTGGCCGCGAATATCGACATCCTGCGGGACTTTCGGGATGAATGGCTGCTGACGAACGCGCCGGGAACCATGTTTGTGGACGCGTACTACACGGTCAGCCCGCCGGTGGCGGATGTGATAGCCCGCAGCCCGGCGCTCGCGGCGCTCGTCCGCGCGCTGCTGGTGCCGGTCATTCTGCTGGCCGCCGCGTGGATGGCGGCGCCGGCTCCGACCGCCCTGCTTATGCTGCTGTGCGGCGCCGGGGTGGCCCGGCGTTGGCGGAAGCGGCGGGCGCGGGCCGGGAGCGATTGCGCGTGA